Genomic DNA from Thermodesulfobacteriota bacterium:
CCAGCCGCCGCAGCTCCCGCATCTCCCTGCCGGACCGGGAGGTCATGCTTTCGGCTCTCCTTCCGGCGACACGTCGTACGCGTGCCGCAGCTCGTCAGGGATCTCCCCTCCCCAGAGAGGCACCCCCGTGAAGTAGGCCGCCCGCGCGATCATGTGCGCGGAGACCGGGGCGGTCAGGAAGAAGAAGGCGATGACCAGGAGCGCCGAGACGGTGATCCCGAAATCGGCGTAATGGATCACCAGGGCCAGGATCATGAGGCTGACTCCGAGGGTGACGGCCTTCGTCGACGCCTGAAGTCGGCTGTAGAGGTCGGGGAAGCGGAACACTCCCACGGCCCCGAGCAGCATGAACGCGGATCCGAGACAGAGCAGGATCGCGGTCGCGGCATCCTTCACGGCTGCCTCCCTTCCCCGATGTAGTATGCGAATCCCACCGTGCCGAGGAACGCCAGCAGCGCAAGGATGACCGCGGATCTCAGGAGGATCGGCTGGGATGCGAGGATGGCGTACGCGACGATGACGCCCACCGCCAACAGCGCCAGGAGGTCGAGCGCCACCACGCGGTCGGCGATGTTGGGTCCCCGCAGGAGGCGGGCCAGGCCGAGGAACAACGCCAGGGAAAGCATCCCCAGCGACAGCGTGCAGGCGTAAAGGACCAGCTTCGGCAGCTCGGGAGTCATCGCATCGCCCGCAGAAGCCGCCGCTCCAGCCCTTCCTTGATTCTCCGGCGGACGGCGTCCGGTTCGTCCACGTACATGACGTGGATGAAGAGGCGCTTCCGGTCCGGGGAAACGTCGAGGACGAGCGTGCCCGGCGTCAGCGAAATCAGGTTGGACAGGAACGTGATCTCCTCGTCGGTCTTCGCTTCGAGCGGGAGGGCGATCACTCCCGGCCGCATCCGGTGCCGCGGCGTCACGGCGTCGTACGCCACCCGGAGGTTGGCCGCCACCAGTTCGCGGAGGAAATGCGCCGCCAGCGCCGCGAGGGGTCCGATCTTCAGCGTCTTCAGGGAGAGGCCGAGCAGGTCCTGCGCGAAGTAGAGGATCAGGTACCCCAGCAGGAAGCCCGTGAAGAGGTCGACTCCCGTCACCTCGCCCGTCATGGCGGCCCAGGTCAGCGCCAGCAGGAGATTGGAAAGTATTTCCTTCATGGATTCCCCTCCAGGACCGCGCGGATGTATCCCGCGGGGTCGGTCAGCTGGCCGGCGGCCCGTTGGGCCAGGTCGAAGAGCGGCCCGGGCCAGAGCCCGATCGCGATCGTCAGGGCCGCGAGAAGCGCGGCGGGAAGATAAAGGGCGGCTCCGGCCGGGAACCCTTCGGCTGTCGCCTTCGCGGGAGCAGGTTTCCAGAACGCCTCGGCCCAGATCTTCGTCATCGAGAACAGCGTCAGCAGCCCCACGACGAGGGCGGCGGCCACGATCGCGTAGCTGCGCAGATCGAGCCCCGCCCGGACGAGCGCGAGCTTGGCGAAAAATCCGGACAGGGGAGGCACCCCGGCGAGCGAGAACGCGGGAACCAGGAACAGGATCGCAAGGGCAGTGCGGTCCCGGTAAAGCCCTCCCAGGTTTTCCAGGGAGAAGCTCCCCCGCTCCCGGTGGACGATCCCGCTGATCAGGAACAGGTTCGCCTTCACGAGGATGTGGTGGACCATGTAGAAGACGGATCCTGCGAGGGCGAGCGGCGAAAAGAGCCCGAGTCCCATGATCATGTAGCCGATCTGGCTGACGATGTGGAAGGAAAGGATCCGCCGGAAATCGGACTGCGCCGCCGCGCCGAGGACGCCGGTGACCATCGTGAGCCCGGAGAGAAGGAGAATCAGGCCATGCGTGTAGGCGGTGTCCCGGACGAAGAGGAGGGTGAACACGCGGATCAGCGCGTAGACGCCCACTTTCGTGAGAAGGCCGGCGAGGACGGCGGAAACCGCGACCGGCGGCGTGTGGTACGAGGCGGGCAGCCAGAAGAACAGGGGAAAGATCGCCGCCTTGATGCCGAACGCGACCAGGAAGAGCATGGCCAGGGCGTTCGGGAAGCCGGGGTTTTCCATGCTCCGGAGCTTCACCGCGAGGTCGGCGAAGTTCAGGGTCCCCATGGTGCCGTAGAGGATCCCCACCGCCGCGAGGAACAGGACCGAGGAGACCATGTTGAGGGTGACGTACTTGACGGCGCCCTCCATCTGGTGCCGTTCCCCCCCCAGCGCGAGGAGCACGAAGGAGGCGATCAGCATCACCTCGAACCAGACGTAGAGGTTGAAGATGTCGCCGCTCAGGAAGGCGCCGTTCACCCCCATCAGCAGGACGAGGAGCAGCGGATAGTAGCCGTGCGCTTCCCTTTCCGGCTCCATGCTTCCCAGGGAATAGACCGCCACCGCGGAACCGATGACCGCCGCGACCGTCACCAGGATCGCCGCCAGGAGGTCCGCCACGAAGACGATGCCGAAAGGGGCGGGCCAGTTCCCCATCCGCAGGACCACGATCCCGTCCCGGTCCACGGCCGCGAGCAGCGCCAGGGCGGCCGCCAGGCCGGCGAATGCCCCCGCCGTCCCCAGCAGCCGCTGGAGCCGCCGCGAGCGTCCGGCGACCAGCGAAAGGGCCGCGGCGCAAAGCGGGATCAGGACCGGCAGCACGGGGAGGAGGCTCATGTGTCGGTCGCCTTCATCCGGTCGAGGTCGTCCGTCCCGATCTCCCGGTAGGCGCGATGGAACAGTGCGAGGCCGAACGCGAGCACGGCGAAGCTGATGACGATGGCGGTCAGGATCAGCGCCTGCGGGAGCGGGTCCGCATGGGGCTGGGCGAGCGCTTCGCTCCCTTCGGGGACCAGCGGCGGGCGGTCTCCGTGGAATCCCGCGACCGTGAAGATGAGGAGATTGGCGGCGTGGCTGAGCAGGGCCAGTCCGAGGAGCAGCTTGACGAGGCTTCGCCGCAGCATCAGGTAGATCCCGGCCGCGTAGAGTCCGCCCACCACGAAGGCAAGGACGGTTTCCATTCAATCCTCCTCGGCGAACGAAAGCACGATGTTCAGGACCACGCCGAAGACGACCAGGTAGACGCCGACGTCGAACAGCAGCGGAGAGCCGAGCGCAACCGGGCCCGATGCGGGAAGTTCGAGCGTCCGCCATTGCCCCGTCATGAAGGGTTCCCCCCGGAACAGGGCCGGCATCCCGCTTCCCGCGGCGGTCAGCAGGCCGGTCCCGATCAACGTCGAGGGGCGGACCCGCAGACTCTTCCGCGCGGCAGCGGGGCCGTAGGCGATGACCACCAGCGCGAACGCCGCCGAGGCCACCAGACCTCCCGCGAAACCGCCTCCCGGCTCGTTGTGTCCCCGGACCAGGAGGAACACGGAGAAGAGCACCAGCAGGGGAAAGACGAACCGGCATGCCGTGCGGAGGATGAGGGAACTCACGGCTTCTCCTCCCGTTTCAGGCGCAGCTTCAGCAGGGCCCAGGCCCCGATCCCCGCCACCGCGAGCACGGTGATCTCCCCCAGCGTGTCCAGGCCGCGGAAGTCCACCAGGATGACGTTGACGATGTTGCGTCCGCGCGCCATCGGGACGCTCGCTTCCGCGAAGTAGCCGGAGATGGAGGGGAGGTGCCGCGCTCCGGCTGCGGCCAGGACGAAGACGGTCATCAGACCCCCGGCGAGGAGGGAGACGATCGCGTCCCGTGCCTGCGCTCCCCGGGTCGAGAGTCTCGAGAACTGCGGCAGATGATGCAGCGCCAGCACGAAGAGCACGACGGTGACGGTCTCCACGATGAACTGCGTCATCGCGAGGTCGGGCGCGCCTCGAAGGATGAAGATGAGGGCGATGCCGTACCCGACGGCCCCGAGGGACGCCACCGCGGCAAGGCGCGACCGGGAGCGCACCGTGGCGGCCGCGGCGACCAGCACGAGGAGCGCGAGGCACAGCTCGTAGAACCGGGCGCCCGAAAGCGGGGCGGCGAGCCGCGGGCCGCCGCGGACCAACGCGTGCCCCGCCAGCGCAAGCATTGCACCGACGACGATGATGAGGTAGGTCCGGAGGGAGCCGCTCTGGAGCAGGCGGGTCTGGCCCCGGGCGAGGAGAATCAGCCCTTCCATTCCCGCGTCGTACCATGAGGACGGTCCGCTCCTTCCGAGACGCCCCCAGCGGGAACGAAGGGATCGCAGCCGATTCCGGGCGGCGTAGATGCCGATCCCGCCCGCGACCGCCGCGGCGCTCAGGAGCAGCAGCGAATCGAAGCCGTGCCACAGCGCGGGCCGGACATCGTGTTCCGCGCCGAGAATCGCGGAGGCCGCCGCCGAGAGAAGGGGGGCGGCCGCGCCGGGCAGCAGACCCCCCAGAACTCCGAGCAGCGCCAGGAGCGACGGCCCGAGCCACAGGGTAACCGGCGCTTCGCGCGTTTCGGCGTTCGTCCCCGATGCCGGGCCGATGAACGGCCGGACCCCCGCGATGCCGGCGATCGCGACGTAGGCCGCCCCGGCCAGCGCCACGGCGCCGAGGAGCGCGGGCGCCGCGGCCGGCGCCGAGAGGGCGCCTCCCAGCAGCCCTTCCTTCGCGAGGAACCCGAGGAGCGGGGGTAGCCCGGCCATCGAGGCGGCGGCGGCCATCGCGGCGGCCGCGGTGACGGGCATCGTCCTTCCGAGCCCGGAAATCCGTGTGACGTCGCGCTCCCCCGCGGCATGGTCGACGGCCCCGGCCACGAGGAAGAGGGAACCCTTGTAAAATGCGTGGGCCGGAAGGAACAGGACCGCCGCGGCGGCCGCCGGCCCGGTCCCGAGCCCCAGCATCATCGTCAAGGCCCCCAGGGCGCTCACCGTCGACCAGGCCAGGAGGAGCTTGAAATACGTTTGCTGCAGCGCGATCCATGCTCCGGCCAGCATGGTCAGGGCGCCGACGGCCGTTACGGGGATCTGCCAGGCCGGGTCGTTTCCCAGCACAGGGCTCAGGCGGGCCAGGAGATAGATCCCCGCCTTCACCATGGTCGCGGCATGGAGGTAGGCGCTCGCCGGGGTCGGGGCCTCCATGGCGTTGGGCAGCCAGAAGTGGAACGGGAACTGGGCCGATTTCGTGAACGCCCCGATCAGCACCAGGGCCAGGATCGGAAGGTAAAGCGGGCTGCCGCGCACGACGTCGCCCCTGCCGGAGATCTCCGAAATTTCCAGGGAGCCTCCGGCTTCCCCCAGAAGCAGAAACCCCGCAAGGAGCGCCAGCCCGCCGCCTCCCGTCACGAGGAGCGCCTGCAGCGCGGCCTTCCGGGCCTTTTCACGCTCGTGGTCGAAACCGATGAGCAGGTAGGAGCTGACGCTGGTGAGCTCCCAGAAGACGAACAGCAGGAGCAGGTTGTCGGAAAGGACCACGCCCAGCATCGACGCCATGAACGCGAGGGTATAGGCGTGGAACCTTCCGGCGTGCGGATGCCCCTCCAGGTATCCGCCGGAATAGACGACGACCGCCGTCCCGATCCCGCCGATCAGCAGGGCGAACAGCAGCGCCAGGCCGTCGAGGGAGAACGAGAGGGAAACGCCGAGGGACGGCGCCCAGGGACGGGATGACCGGAGGACTTCCCCACCGGCCACCGTCCCCGCGAAGCCGAGAAAATAGAGCGTGAGCCCGAGGGGAAGGAGGGCAAGGATCCATGCGGCCCCGCGGGGGGCGCGGCGATAAATCCATGGCGCGAACAATGCCAGGACGAATCCCGACAGGACGGCGAAAAGCATCGGCCGGTTCCTTTCGGCTTGCCGGATGATCCTGCTAATGTATTTTAAAATAAGCCATGATCGATATTTCCCGGAAAGGAAGGAATCGCCCCCTTGTCTGATGACGTCGATCCGCGGGTGCCGGGGCGGGCGGGAACCCGGCTGCAGGAAGCCTCCGCCTGGGGCAGGAGGCAGGTCTACCGCCTCCTCGAGCGGTTCCGCATCGGCGACCAGGTCTTCCACATCCTGATGGCGACGGTCATCGGCGCGCTTTCGGGGCTGGGCGGCGTCCTGTTCATCAAGGCCATCCATTTCTTCGAGGGGATCTTCTTCGGCAAGGTCTTCCAGGCCATGGGGAGGCCCCGGGAGCTCGTGTTCCTCATCCCGATGTTTGGGGGGCTCCTGATCGGCCCGCTGATCCAGAGGTACCCGAAGGAGGCCAAGGGGGACGGCGTGCCGAGCGCGATGGAGACCATCGCGCTGCACGGGGGGATCCTGAGCCCGCGGACCGTGGGGCTGCGCACCGTCACCTCCGCCGTCACCATCGGCTCCGGCGGCTCGGTGGGGCGCGAGGCGCCGATCGCCCAGATCGGGGCGGCCATCGGGTCGGCGGTCGGGCAGTTCCTGAAGGTCTCCGCGAGCCGCATGCGCAGCTTCGTGGCGTGCGGGGCGGCCGGCGGGATCGCGGCGGTCTTCAACGCCCCCATCGGCGGCGTGTTC
This window encodes:
- a CDS encoding monovalent cation/H+ antiporter complex subunit F, producing the protein MTPELPKLVLYACTLSLGMLSLALFLGLARLLRGPNIADRVVALDLLALLAVGVIVAYAILASQPILLRSAVILALLAFLGTVGFAYYIGEGRQP
- a CDS encoding Na+/H+ antiporter subunit E, which codes for MKEILSNLLLALTWAAMTGEVTGVDLFTGFLLGYLILYFAQDLLGLSLKTLKIGPLAALAAHFLRELVAANLRVAYDAVTPRHRMRPGVIALPLEAKTDEEITFLSNLISLTPGTLVLDVSPDRKRLFIHVMYVDEPDAVRRRIKEGLERRLLRAMR
- a CDS encoding Na+/H+ antiporter subunit B, encoding MSSLILRTACRFVFPLLVLFSVFLLVRGHNEPGGGFAGGLVASAAFALVVIAYGPAAARKSLRVRPSTLIGTGLLTAAGSGMPALFRGEPFMTGQWRTLELPASGPVALGSPLLFDVGVYLVVFGVVLNIVLSFAEED
- a CDS encoding Na+/H+ antiporter subunit D, whose amino-acid sequence is MSLLPVLPVLIPLCAAALSLVAGRSRRLQRLLGTAGAFAGLAAALALLAAVDRDGIVVLRMGNWPAPFGIVFVADLLAAILVTVAAVIGSAVAVYSLGSMEPEREAHGYYPLLLVLLMGVNGAFLSGDIFNLYVWFEVMLIASFVLLALGGERHQMEGAVKYVTLNMVSSVLFLAAVGILYGTMGTLNFADLAVKLRSMENPGFPNALAMLFLVAFGIKAAIFPLFFWLPASYHTPPVAVSAVLAGLLTKVGVYALIRVFTLLFVRDTAYTHGLILLLSGLTMVTGVLGAAAQSDFRRILSFHIVSQIGYMIMGLGLFSPLALAGSVFYMVHHILVKANLFLISGIVHRERGSFSLENLGGLYRDRTALAILFLVPAFSLAGVPPLSGFFAKLALVRAGLDLRSYAIVAAALVVGLLTLFSMTKIWAEAFWKPAPAKATAEGFPAGAALYLPAALLAALTIAIGLWPGPLFDLAQRAAGQLTDPAGYIRAVLEGNP
- a CDS encoding Na+/H+ antiporter subunit C, producing the protein METVLAFVVGGLYAAGIYLMLRRSLVKLLLGLALLSHAANLLIFTVAGFHGDRPPLVPEGSEALAQPHADPLPQALILTAIVISFAVLAFGLALFHRAYREIGTDDLDRMKATDT
- a CDS encoding putative monovalent cation/H+ antiporter subunit A: MLFAVLSGFVLALFAPWIYRRAPRGAAWILALLPLGLTLYFLGFAGTVAGGEVLRSSRPWAPSLGVSLSFSLDGLALLFALLIGGIGTAVVVYSGGYLEGHPHAGRFHAYTLAFMASMLGVVLSDNLLLLFVFWELTSVSSYLLIGFDHEREKARKAALQALLVTGGGGLALLAGFLLLGEAGGSLEISEISGRGDVVRGSPLYLPILALVLIGAFTKSAQFPFHFWLPNAMEAPTPASAYLHAATMVKAGIYLLARLSPVLGNDPAWQIPVTAVGALTMLAGAWIALQQTYFKLLLAWSTVSALGALTMMLGLGTGPAAAAAVLFLPAHAFYKGSLFLVAGAVDHAAGERDVTRISGLGRTMPVTAAAAMAAAASMAGLPPLLGFLAKEGLLGGALSAPAAAPALLGAVALAGAAYVAIAGIAGVRPFIGPASGTNAETREAPVTLWLGPSLLALLGVLGGLLPGAAAPLLSAAASAILGAEHDVRPALWHGFDSLLLLSAAAVAGGIGIYAARNRLRSLRSRWGRLGRSGPSSWYDAGMEGLILLARGQTRLLQSGSLRTYLIIVVGAMLALAGHALVRGGPRLAAPLSGARFYELCLALLVLVAAAATVRSRSRLAAVASLGAVGYGIALIFILRGAPDLAMTQFIVETVTVVLFVLALHHLPQFSRLSTRGAQARDAIVSLLAGGLMTVFVLAAAGARHLPSISGYFAEASVPMARGRNIVNVILVDFRGLDTLGEITVLAVAGIGAWALLKLRLKREEKP
- the mnhG gene encoding monovalent cation/H(+) antiporter subunit G, translating into MKDAATAILLCLGSAFMLLGAVGVFRFPDLYSRLQASTKAVTLGVSLMILALVIHYADFGITVSALLVIAFFFLTAPVSAHMIARAAYFTGVPLWGGEIPDELRHAYDVSPEGEPKA